In Spinacia oleracea cultivar Varoflay chromosome 5, BTI_SOV_V1, whole genome shotgun sequence, a single window of DNA contains:
- the LOC110798617 gene encoding NADH--cytochrome b5 reductase 1: MDNLQSHKKEMVGIAVAVAAIGVGTAYYLYLSKNTKSKRCLDPETFKEFKLVERTELSHNVAKFRFALPTPDSVLGLPIGQHMSCRGKDAKGEDVMKAYTPTTLDSDVGYFELVIKMYPQGRMSHHFREMREGDYLSVKGPKGRFKYQPGKVRAFGMIAGGTGITPMFQVARAILENSSDKTKVHLIYANVTYDDILLKEELDSFAHKFPDQFSIYYVLNEPPKEWSGGVGFVSAKMIQDHCPEPASDIQMLRCGPPPMNKAMAAHLESLGYTSQMQFQF, translated from the exons ATGGATAACTTGCAGTCTCACAAGAAGGAGATGGTGGGCATTGCAGTTGCTGTTGCTGCCATTGGTGTTGGCACTGCCTATTATTTATATCTTTCCAAAAATACCAAATCCAAAC GTTGCTTGGACCCTGAAACGTTCAAGGAATTTAAGCTCGTGGAACGGACCGAGCTAAGTCATAATGTTGCGAAGTTTAGATTTGCTCTTCCTACACCAGATTCAGTGTTGGGTCTTCCAATTGGACAGCATATGAGTTGCAG AGGAAAAGATGCTAAAGGTGAGGATGTTATGAAAGCTTATACACCTACAACGTTGGATTCTGATGTAGGGTATTTTGAGTTAGTCATAAAG ATGTATCCACAAGGAAGAATGTCGCACCATTTCCGAGAGATGCGTGAAGGTGATTACCTGTCTGTCAAGGGGCCCAAG GGACGTTTTAAGTATCAGCCTGGAAAAGTTAGAGCTTTTGGTATGATTGCTGGAGGTACAGGAATTACTCCAATGTTTCAG GTCGCTAGAGCCATATTAGAGAATTCAAGTGATAAGACCAAAgttcatttaatttatgcaAATGTCACATATGATGATATTCTTTTAAAG GAAGAGCTAGATAGTTTTGCCCACAAGTTTCCAGATCAGTTTTCCATTTACTATGTCCTGAATGAG CCACCTAAAGAATGGAGTGGAGGAGTCGGTTTTGTATCTGCAAAAATGATACAGGATCATTGCCCTGAACCTGCCTCTGATATTCAG ATGTTGAGGTGTGGACCGCCTCCAATGAACAAGGCCATGGCTGCTCATCTTGAATCTCTAGGATACACTTCCCAGATGCAATTCCAATTTTAA
- the LOC110798613 gene encoding uncharacterized protein: MEEKRDEEELKHPCKLCNKRYPSGKSLGGHMRSHVISNRNRQPIPIPIAIPKFDVYDDEDDEDEEEDEFGLGNGHGNGSEGGKISGYGLRENPKKTWRLVDSTIHTKHQQQLNQFQQERERERVCKQCGKGFHSLKALCGHMSSHSEKERNFKDEEDDEDDDNSWSSDSKDQLILTMESHSDNNNKSMSKRRTRSSLLRYRSLTPSTTTIGGCYGGGGGGGGSSSNHSEIDQHEQEEVAICLMMLSRDSSGITKKSCFNFTAESSDNNSVILEGGSSTNHLGIFKIKGTNHDKNKVIKQAEKKINVTNHEIMDNSDSGYFENGAKELESDDSVDGFNDGSRKRKIREGLVGDYSRFDTNPESDENSSKKKKKNKMMIKQDYYGNTSIIIKGGKYQALDNTNTVITNNNNNTKINAKNKNLVAASTTSSKSKKVKGHKCPYCPRVFKSGQALGGHKRSHMMGAANRNMNLNTGEKSKVERPPPPPRQQHQHQHQHQHQHQPPLIDLNLPAPIEEEGNSQFVAW, from the coding sequence ATGGAGGAGAAAAGAGatgaagaagaattgaagcatCCTTGTAAGCTTTGCAACAAGAGATACCCAAGTGGGAAGTCCTTAGGAGGTCACATGAGGTCTCATGTCATTAGTAACAGAAACAGACAGCCCATTCCGATTCCCATTGCCATTCCCAAATTTGATGTTTATGACGATGAAGACGATGAagatgaggaagaagatgaattCGGGCTTGGCAATGGGCATGGGAACGGGAGTGAAGGAGGGAAGATTTCAGGGTATGGGCTCAGAGAGAatcctaagaaaacttggagatTGGTTGATTCAACAATTCATACCAAACACCAACAACAACTGAATCAGTTCCAgcaggaaagggaaagggaaagggtATGCAAGCAATGTGGAAAAGGGTTTCATTCCCTTAAAGCATTGTGTGGGCATATGAGCAGCCATTCTGAGAAAGAAAGGAACTTTAAggatgaagaagatgatgaagatgatgataacTCATGGTCAAGTGATAGTAAAGATCAGCTGATCTTAACCATGGAGTCTCATTCTGATAATAACAACAAATCCATGTCCAAGCGCCGAACCCGATCCTCCTTGTTAAGGTACAGGTCTCTCACTCCTTCTACTACTACTATTGGTGGTTGttacggtggtggtggtggtggtggtgggtcaTCATCGAACCACTCTGAAATTGATCAACATGAACAAGAGGAAGTTGCTATATGTTTAATGATGCTTTCTAGGGATTCATCAGGAATTACTAAAAAGAGTTGCTTTAATTTTACTGCTGAATCCTCTGATAACAACTCTGTCATCTTAGAAGGAGGATCTTCCACTAATCATCTGGGAATTTTCAAGATTAAGGGTACTAATCATGATAAAAACAAGGTGATTAAGCAGGCTGAAAAGAAGATTAATGTTACTAATCATGAGATTATGGATAATTCAGATTCTGGGTATTTTGAGAATGGTGCTAAGGAGCTAGAATCAGATGATTCTGTTGATGGGTTTAATGATGGTTCTAGGAAGAGAAAGATTAGGGAAGGATTAGTGGGTGATTACAGCAGATTTGACACTAATCCTGAATCAGACGAAAATTCGagtaagaagaagaagaagaacaagATGATGATTAAGCAGGATTATTATGGTAATACTAGTATTATTATTAAAGGGGGCAAATACCAAGCATTAGACAACACTAATACTGTTatcactaataataataataatactaagaTTAATGCTAAAAATAAGAATTTAGTGGCTGCATCCACTACTAGCAGCAAATCAAAGAAAGTAAAGGGTCACAAGTGTCCATATTGTCCCAGGGTGTTTAAGTCAGGCCAAGCATTAGGGGGTCACAAGAGGTCCCATATGATGGGAGCCGCCAACCGGAACATGAACCTGAACACGGGGGAGAAGTCGAAAGTAGAGCGCCCGCCACCGCCACCGAGGCAGCAGCACCAGCACCAGCACCAgcaccaacaccaacaccagCCTCCTTTGATTGATCTTAACCTTCCTGCCCCAATTGAGGAAGAGGGGAACTCACAGTTTGTGGCATGGTAG